The genomic interval AAACGGTTTGGCGCAAACGATCCCGTCTCGCCAGCGATGGCAGCCCAAATGGCTGCGAAGCTGTATCACATGGATCTCGGTGGACAGAGTCCATGGGTGTGGGCAGAGCAGCAGGGGCTGCTTCGTTTCGGCAACTCTCTTTCTCAAATCGAGGCGCGCGCATTCGTCACCGGGCTGAAGCGGCTCGCGGGGAGCCTCGCGGACATCCCTGGATCCTGGACCCTACCCGCCGATAAGCGCGCGGAGTTTATCCAGGCGTTCACCAATTCGGACATGGCTCCCTATGAGCAGCTCAATGAAGAGTACTTGGGCAGCATCAAGTACGAGTTGACACCGGCCGTGCAGCAGAATGCGAAGCTCAAGGCAGCCATCCAGCAAGTGTTGTCAGAGACCTCATCCGCTGTATATGCCGCGGGTGAATTGATGCGCGTCCGAGGACGCGTATACGATGTCGTGACCGAGCGCGTGAGTGGGCACATCTTTCAAATTGTAGATGACAATGGGGCCGTGTACCTCCAGAAGGATTCCGGTGGATGGTCCAATGTGACCGCACAAGTGTCGTCCATTTTGCAATCTACTGGGAAGATGGACGTGCCTGGAATGTTTATCGATGTAAGATGGGAGGGGCAGTCGAGCGGCTTGGATGTGTTCCAGGCGAAGGTGAATCCTGCTGCGCTGAGCCAGGTGGATGGCGAGTCGGCGCGCCCATCTTCCGGGAGCGCTTCCGCCGAGGTTCAAGACACGGCCACGATTGAGATTGAATTGACTTCTGGGAAGCCGCGCATCGCCAAGGTGCAGATACAGGTAAGGCAGTTGTTCTCCCAACAAGCGCTCGCGCAGGTCTTTGGTGGTTCATTCGCCAAATGGTTCAAACAGTTTGAGGAGATGGGTTCCTTGACGCGTTCGTTTCAGTATCAGCCGATCGTCCCTTCGCTGCCTCAAGGTCTCCACGTATCGGATTGGCCGAGCGCCGCCACGCCTGGTGGCAACAGCACGGGCAATAGCACGGGGAACAGCACGGGGAACAGCACGGGGAACAGCACGAGCAACAGCACGGGGAACAGCACGGGGAACAGCACGGGGAACAGCACGGGGAACAGCACGGGGAACAGCACGGGGAACAGCACGAGCAACAGCACGAGCAACAGCACGAGCAACAGCACGAGCAACAGCACGAGCAACAGCACGAGCAACAGCACGAGCAACAGCACGAGCAACAGCACGAGCAACAGCACGAGCAACAGCACGAGCAACAGCACGAGCAACAGCGTGTGAGAAGGCGGCCCGATACTCTGAAGCGCACGGCTCATTCGAGGGCTGTGCGCTTCACCTCTACTCCTTATCCCCTTCCCATTGCGCCTCCCTGCAGAAACCGCTATCATGATCCCTGTAGTTCTCATTTGAACTCGGATTTCATATTCGTAAACGGTGGAGGTGAGTCGCGTGGACTTTACGCTCCCATCCGAGCTGGAAGAGATGAGGCGGACCATTCGCGACTTTGTGGAACACGAGGTTGAACCGCTCGCCATGCAGATTGAGGAAGAGGATCGCGTGCCGGACAGCGTGCTGGAAAAATCGAAGGAGCTTGGACTGTTTGGCCTCAGCATCCCCGAGGAGTACGGTGGCATCGGCCTCAGCATGCTGGGCAAGTGCGTCATCTACGAGGAGCTCGGCAAGACCATCAACGGCTACACGACCATCATCGGCGCGCACAACGGCATTGGTTCGGTCGGCATCGTGGAGTTTGGCACCAAGGAGCAGAAGGAGAAATACCTGCCCAAGATGGCGACGGGTGAGTGGATCGGCGCGTTTGCGCTCACCGAGCCGCAGGCCGGATCGAACGCGGCGGCCATTAAGACGACGGCGGTAAAGAAGGGCGATAGGTACATCCTCAACGGCCAGAAGATCTACATCACAAACGCGCCGTATGCGCACGTGTTCACGGTGATGGCGGTCACGGATCCGTCCAAAGGGGCGAAGGGCATCACCTCGTTCATCGTCGAACGCGACTTTCCAGGTTTTCGTGTGGGACACATTGAAAAGAAGATGGGGCTGCATGGATCACACACGGCGCAGATCTTCTTCGAGGACATGGAGGTTCCGGAGGAGAACGTCCTGGGCCGAGAGGGCGAAGGATATGTCAACGCGCTCAAGATTCTGGCCAACGGCCGAGCAGGGCTCGCGGCGAGGTGCCTGGGTTCCTGTGAATATCTGCTGGACAAATCGCTGGCGTTTGCGCACGAGCGCATCCAGTTCGGCAAGCCCATCTTTGAACAGCAGATCATCCAGCACTACCTCGCGGAGATGGCGCTCGAGATCGAACTGCTGCGCACCTTTGTCTACCGCGTGGCGTGGATGACGGATCAGAAAATGAACGTCATCAAGGAAGCTGCGATGCTGAAGCTATACGGGTCCGAGGTCTACAACCGCGTGGCGGACAAGGCGGTCCAGATCCACGGCGGGCTCGGTTTCATCGCGGAGTATCCCATCGAGCGGTTCTATCGCGATGCGCGCATCACGAGGATCTACGAGGGAACGTCCGAGATCCAAAAGAACATCATTGCCGCACAGCTGCACAAGGAGTACGAGCGCACCAAGGCGGATGCGTGATCGCAGGGCCGAAATTCTATTTCAACTATGAAAAAATCCTGGCGGTCCGTCGATCGATTGTGATAGGATGAGGGTGTGGAATCATCCTGAACGTTGGACCAATTCGAACATTGGCGAGCCGGTGGCCCGATGTGCGATGTCAGCGCTTACCGACGAGGGCCGTCCGGCGGGATGAAACAGAGAGGAGCATGTGTCATGGGTAAGTTGGATGGACAAGTCGCGATTGTCACGGGAGCGGCGCGCGGCATTGGCGCGGCGACGGCGAAACGCTTGGCGGTGGACGGTGCGAAGGTCGCCGTGTTTGACATCAAGGAGGAGTTGACGAAGGACACGGTCGAGGCCATCCGTCAGGCGGGCGGCGAGGCCATCGGCGTCGGGTGCGACGTGACCAAGGCGGACGACGTGGAGCGGGCGATTGAGTCGGTCGTGCAGAAGTGGGGTCGCCTCGACATCCTGGTGAACAACGCGGGTGTCATCCGCGACAACCTGCTCTTCAAGATGACCGAGGAAGACTGGGACACGGTGATGAACGTGCATCTCAAGGGCGCGTTCCTCTGCAGCCGCGCGGCCCAGAAGTACATGGTGCAGCAGAAGTCCGGGAAGATCATCAACCTCTCGAGCACGTCCGCGCTCGGCAACCGCGGCCAGGCGAACTATGCGGCTGCGAAGGCAGGCATCCAAGGATTCACCCGCACGCTGGCCATCGAGCTCGGGCCTTTCGGCATCCGGGTCAACGCGGTGGCGCCGGGCTTCATCGAGACCGACATGACGCGGGCGACGGCTGAGCGCGTCGGCGTGGATTACGAGGCGTTCAAGCAGGCCGCGTCGCAGCAAATTGCGCTTCGCCGCACGGGCAAACCGGAGGACGTGGCGAACGTCATCGCCTTCTTCGCGAGCGACGATTCCGCGTACGTGTCGGGGCAGGTGCTGTACATCGACGGTTGCCGCCATCGTTGACGACTGAGGCCGATCGCGCCGGGCGGGCGTGATCGGCCGCGTGGATTGAATAGGGAGGAGGCTCGCGCATGAGCGTGTTGGATCTGTTCCGCCTCGACGGCAAGGTGGCCATCGTCACAGGCGGAGGCCGCGGGCTGGGTCAGCAGATTGCGGAAGCGTACGCCGAGGCAGGCGCCCGCGTGGTCTTATGCTCGCGGCGCGTCGAGAACTGCGAGGAAGTGGCGCGCGAGATCGCCGAAGCGGGCGGCGAGGCTGTGGCGCTGCCGCTCGACGTGACCGACGAGGCGTCCATTCAGGCGCTCGTCGACGAGGTCATCGGGCGGTACGGCCGGATCGACATCCTGGTGAACAATTCCGGCACGTCCTGGGGGGCGCCCGCGCTCGACATGCCGTAC from Alicyclobacillus acidocaldarius subsp. acidocaldarius DSM 446 carries:
- a CDS encoding S-layer homology domain-containing protein, which encodes MGWMKHTGMSLSAAAVMAGGFLAGPAVRADAVITKTAFVQMLLTSASVNPDPSGKSPYVDVSTKSVAWGYVHRALELGVVSPDAPKRFGANDPVSPAMAAQMAAKLYHMDLGGQSPWVWAEQQGLLRFGNSLSQIEARAFVTGLKRLAGSLADIPGSWTLPADKRAEFIQAFTNSDMAPYEQLNEEYLGSIKYELTPAVQQNAKLKAAIQQVLSETSSAVYAAGELMRVRGRVYDVVTERVSGHIFQIVDDNGAVYLQKDSGGWSNVTAQVSSILQSTGKMDVPGMFIDVRWEGQSSGLDVFQAKVNPAALSQVDGESARPSSGSASAEVQDTATIEIELTSGKPRIAKVQIQVRQLFSQQALAQVFGGSFAKWFKQFEEMGSLTRSFQYQPIVPSLPQGLHVSDWPSAATPGGNSTGNSTGNSTGNSTGNSTSNSTGNSTGNSTGNSTGNSTGNSTGNSTSNSTSNSTSNSTSNSTSNSTSNSTSNSTSNSTSNSTSNSTSNSTSNSV
- a CDS encoding acyl-CoA dehydrogenase family protein translates to MDFTLPSELEEMRRTIRDFVEHEVEPLAMQIEEEDRVPDSVLEKSKELGLFGLSIPEEYGGIGLSMLGKCVIYEELGKTINGYTTIIGAHNGIGSVGIVEFGTKEQKEKYLPKMATGEWIGAFALTEPQAGSNAAAIKTTAVKKGDRYILNGQKIYITNAPYAHVFTVMAVTDPSKGAKGITSFIVERDFPGFRVGHIEKKMGLHGSHTAQIFFEDMEVPEENVLGREGEGYVNALKILANGRAGLAARCLGSCEYLLDKSLAFAHERIQFGKPIFEQQIIQHYLAEMALEIELLRTFVYRVAWMTDQKMNVIKEAAMLKLYGSEVYNRVADKAVQIHGGLGFIAEYPIERFYRDARITRIYEGTSEIQKNIIAAQLHKEYERTKADA
- a CDS encoding beta-ketoacyl-ACP reductase, coding for MGKLDGQVAIVTGAARGIGAATAKRLAVDGAKVAVFDIKEELTKDTVEAIRQAGGEAIGVGCDVTKADDVERAIESVVQKWGRLDILVNNAGVIRDNLLFKMTEEDWDTVMNVHLKGAFLCSRAAQKYMVQQKSGKIINLSSTSALGNRGQANYAAAKAGIQGFTRTLAIELGPFGIRVNAVAPGFIETDMTRATAERVGVDYEAFKQAASQQIALRRTGKPEDVANVIAFFASDDSAYVSGQVLYIDGCRHR